One Rhodobacteraceae bacterium M385 genomic region harbors:
- a CDS encoding carbon-nitrogen hydrolase family protein, whose product MDKPLRLAIGQMCSADSHVANIATVSALAANAAGQGAKVLALPEVAGLMNANRKVALTQVVQAADDPFVAACQELAAKHGLWIHNGSTPVLAPDGRFLNHTTLIDDQGAIRAEYDKVHLFDVQIEGQAPIGESKRYAPGDALVMADTPWGGFGLTICYDLRFPYLYRALGQAGASVIFIPSAFTVTTGRAHWETLLRARAIETGAFVIAAAQSGTHTDGRETYGHSLAVDPWGRVLADMGEGAPKMALVDLDLSLVEKARAQIPALQTGRDVTLRRV is encoded by the coding sequence ATGGATAAGCCGCTGCGCCTTGCCATCGGGCAGATGTGTTCGGCTGATAGCCACGTTGCCAATATCGCCACGGTCAGCGCCTTGGCCGCCAATGCCGCCGGGCAGGGGGCCAAAGTGCTGGCCCTGCCCGAAGTAGCCGGGCTGATGAACGCCAACCGCAAAGTGGCGCTGACGCAGGTGGTACAGGCGGCGGATGATCCATTCGTAGCGGCTTGCCAAGAGCTTGCCGCGAAACACGGGCTTTGGATTCACAATGGTTCCACCCCCGTTCTCGCCCCCGATGGAAGGTTCTTGAACCATACCACGTTGATCGACGACCAAGGGGCGATCCGGGCCGAATACGATAAGGTCCACCTGTTTGATGTGCAGATCGAGGGGCAGGCCCCGATCGGTGAATCCAAACGCTACGCCCCCGGTGACGCGCTGGTAATGGCCGATACGCCTTGGGGCGGGTTTGGCCTGACGATCTGTTATGATCTACGGTTCCCCTATCTTTACAGAGCGTTGGGGCAGGCGGGGGCCTCGGTCATTTTCATCCCTTCGGCCTTCACCGTCACCACGGGGCGGGCCCATTGGGAGACCTTGCTGCGCGCGCGCGCCATTGAAACGGGTGCTTTCGTGATTGCAGCGGCGCAATCGGGTACCCACACGGACGGGCGCGAAACCTATGGCCATTCACTCGCCGTAGACCCTTGGGGCCGTGTGTTGGCGGACATGGGGGAGGGGGCGCCGAAGATGGCGTTGGTGGATTTGGACCTATCACTGGTCGAGAAAGCGCGGGCGCAGATCCCGGCGCTGCAAACGGGCAGGGACGTGACCCTGCGCCGGGTTTAA
- the glpK gene encoding glycerol kinase GlpK, whose product MTQILAIDQGTTSTRAIVFDAALRPKASAQKEFTQHFPSSGWVEHDPAEIWETVLETCKGALEQGGAVTAIGITNQRETVVVWDRETGEPVYNAIVWQDRRTAKFCADLKAAGHEEMVRDKTGLLLDPYFSGTKLAWLLDNVDGVRARAESGKLAFGTMDSFLIWRMTDGKRHVTDATNAARTLLYNIAEGRWDDEILDLLNIPANLLPEVLDCGADFGETSLFGAPLPILGVAGDQQAATVGQACFAPGMLKSTYGTGCFALLNTGDTLVKSQNRMLGTIAYQFDGKPTYALEGSIFIAGAVVQWLRDGLKIIDDASQSAGLAEAADPTQTLYMVPAFTGLGAPYWDPDARGAIFGLTRNSGPAEFARAALESVGFQTRDLLEAMAADYPGDTRNVRVDGGMTASDWTMQFLSDILGAPVDRPEVLETTAVGAAWIAGQRAGIYADQDGFAEAWALDKTFTPTMDTATRDARYAGWKDAIARTLTDNG is encoded by the coding sequence ATGACCCAGATCCTCGCCATTGACCAAGGCACAACCTCCACACGGGCGATTGTGTTTGACGCGGCGTTGCGGCCCAAGGCCAGCGCTCAGAAGGAATTCACGCAGCATTTCCCCTCGTCCGGATGGGTCGAGCATGATCCAGCGGAAATCTGGGAAACGGTGCTGGAAACCTGTAAAGGCGCGTTGGAACAAGGTGGCGCGGTGACCGCGATTGGTATCACCAACCAGCGCGAAACGGTCGTCGTCTGGGATCGCGAAACCGGAGAGCCGGTTTACAACGCCATCGTCTGGCAAGATCGCCGCACGGCCAAATTCTGCGCCGATCTGAAGGCCGCTGGCCACGAGGAAATGGTGCGCGACAAGACGGGCCTGTTGCTGGACCCCTATTTCAGCGGCACGAAACTGGCTTGGCTTCTGGATAACGTGGACGGCGTGCGTGCGCGGGCCGAGTCCGGGAAGTTGGCTTTCGGCACCATGGACAGCTTCCTGATCTGGCGCATGACCGATGGCAAACGCCACGTCACGGATGCGACCAACGCCGCGCGGACCTTGCTTTACAACATCGCCGAGGGGCGGTGGGATGATGAGATTTTGGACCTGCTCAACATTCCCGCCAATTTGCTGCCCGAGGTGTTGGATTGCGGCGCGGATTTTGGCGAGACATCGCTGTTTGGCGCGCCTCTGCCGATCCTTGGTGTGGCGGGCGACCAACAGGCCGCCACCGTGGGGCAGGCGTGTTTTGCGCCTGGCATGCTGAAATCCACCTATGGGACGGGCTGTTTTGCGCTGTTGAACACCGGCGACACGCTGGTGAAGTCGCAAAACCGCATGTTGGGGACCATTGCCTACCAGTTCGACGGCAAGCCGACCTATGCGTTGGAGGGCTCTATCTTCATTGCGGGCGCGGTGGTGCAATGGTTGCGCGACGGGCTGAAGATCATTGACGATGCCTCCCAAAGTGCGGGGCTGGCCGAGGCAGCGGACCCGACCCAAACGCTCTATATGGTGCCGGCCTTCACCGGGCTCGGTGCGCCCTATTGGGACCCGGACGCGCGGGGGGCGATCTTTGGGCTGACCCGTAATTCTGGCCCGGCGGAATTTGCGCGGGCAGCGTTGGAAAGTGTCGGCTTCCAGACTCGTGATTTGTTGGAAGCTATGGCGGCGGACTATCCCGGCGACACCCGTAACGTGCGCGTCGATGGCGGCATGACCGCGTCGGATTGGACGATGCAATTCCTATCAGACATCCTTGGTGCCCCTGTGGATCGGCCGGAAGTCTTGGAAACAACGGCAGTGGGGGCCGCATGGATCGCGGGCCAGAGGGCTGGGATTTATGCCGACCAAGATGGGTTCGCCGAGGCTTGGGCCTTGGACAAGACGTTCACCCCAACCATGGATACGGCCACTAGGGACGCGCGATATGCGGGGTGGAAGGATGCCATTGCGCGGACGTTGACCGACAATGGATAA
- the glpD gene encoding glycerol-3-phosphate dehydrogenase, producing the protein MDEPYDLFVIGGGINGCGIARDAVGRGMSVCLAEMEDLAGATSSASTKLFHGGLRYLEYFEFKLVRHALEERETLLRAMPHISWPMRFVLPLSKDMRFDNSTPTSKLLGTVMPWMRGRRPNWLIRLGLFMYDHLGGRKILPATASVSLDGTAEGAPLQDRFTKAYEYSDCWVEDARLVVLNARDAAARGARVMVRTEVTSATREDGVWRIEVTGENGAEVLYARALVNAGGPWVADIVRNVARQNSTEGVRLVRGSHIVTRRLYDHDKCYFFQGTDGRIIFSIPYETDYTLIGTTDAEHNDDPRRAECSPQERDYLLAFANEYFKETLTAEDVVWTYSGVRPLYDDGAKSATAATRDYVLSLDDAGAPMLNVFGGKITTYRVLAQDAWAKLAPHFPEATGDWTAGVPLPGGDFPVDGVDRLIAELKSTYPFLTDRWAKRLIRAYGTEGADILGTAATPDDLGQDFGATLTEAEVRWLMSREYARKAADVVWRRSKLGLKLSTEQIATLESFMATARETQT; encoded by the coding sequence ATGGATGAGCCATACGACCTTTTTGTCATCGGAGGCGGCATTAACGGCTGCGGCATTGCACGCGATGCTGTTGGGCGCGGGATGAGCGTTTGTTTGGCCGAGATGGAAGACCTTGCAGGCGCGACCTCTAGCGCCTCGACCAAGCTGTTCCACGGCGGATTGCGGTATCTTGAGTATTTTGAGTTCAAGCTGGTGCGCCACGCGCTGGAAGAACGCGAAACGCTGTTGCGGGCGATGCCCCATATCAGCTGGCCAATGCGATTTGTTTTGCCGCTGTCCAAGGACATGCGCTTCGATAATTCGACACCGACCTCAAAACTTCTGGGGACAGTCATGCCTTGGATGCGGGGACGGCGGCCCAATTGGCTGATCCGTTTGGGGTTGTTCATGTATGACCATCTGGGCGGGCGTAAAATCTTGCCCGCCACGGCTAGCGTCAGCCTTGATGGCACCGCGGAAGGGGCGCCGCTGCAAGACCGCTTTACCAAGGCGTATGAGTATTCCGATTGCTGGGTCGAAGATGCCCGCCTTGTGGTTTTGAACGCCCGTGACGCCGCCGCGCGGGGCGCACGGGTGATGGTGCGGACCGAAGTGACCTCGGCCACCCGCGAGGACGGGGTTTGGCGGATCGAGGTGACCGGCGAAAACGGTGCAGAGGTGCTTTATGCACGCGCTTTGGTCAATGCCGGTGGGCCTTGGGTGGCTGATATCGTGCGCAACGTGGCACGGCAAAACTCTACGGAAGGGGTGCGGCTGGTGCGCGGCTCTCACATCGTGACGCGCAGGCTTTATGACCACGACAAGTGCTATTTCTTCCAAGGCACCGATGGGCGGATCATTTTCTCGATCCCTTATGAGACGGATTACACCCTGATCGGCACCACCGATGCCGAACATAACGACGACCCGCGCCGCGCAGAATGTAGCCCGCAGGAACGTGATTATTTGCTGGCTTTCGCCAACGAATATTTCAAGGAAACGCTCACCGCAGAGGACGTTGTTTGGACCTATTCCGGCGTGCGCCCCCTTTACGATGACGGGGCGAAATCCGCCACGGCGGCTACGCGCGATTACGTCTTGTCGTTGGATGACGCAGGCGCGCCGATGCTCAACGTCTTTGGTGGCAAGATCACGACCTACCGAGTGCTGGCCCAGGATGCTTGGGCAAAGCTGGCGCCGCATTTCCCCGAGGCAACAGGGGATTGGACCGCCGGCGTGCCCTTGCCCGGAGGGGATTTCCCGGTGGACGGCGTAGACAGGCTGATTGCTGAATTGAAGTCGACCTATCCGTTCCTGACTGACCGATGGGCCAAGCGCCTGATCCGCGCCTATGGGACCGAGGGCGCAGACATTCTGGGGACGGCCGCAACGCCTGATGACTTGGGGCAAGATTTCGGCGCTACGCTAACAGAGGCAGAAGTGCGCTGGCTGATGAGCCGTGAATATGCGCGCAAGGCCGCAGATGTGGTCTGGCGCCGCTCGAAACTTGGCCTCAAACTGAGCACCGAGCAGATCGCCACGTTGGAGAGCTTTATGGCGACTGCAAGGGAGACACAGACATGA